In Candidatus Promineifilum breve, one genomic interval encodes:
- a CDS encoding ATP-binding protein codes for MTTPKPGPRTVYLPDTALLPLAESLVALANSDGGLIVLGVNRDGRPTLEIWEEEAELALREAAALCSPPVPSHFQAVELPAGRFIGIQVPRSLELHSLSDGRVLVRRRDENRPLTGEEIRVLAAGRPSLDFETEAVPGARPGDLDTETLREYLEKRETRTGARAASVATLMHEIGATDREGNPTLIGLLLFGRNPQAFLPQSGVVFVKFPGTEPRGEDGGIGYGRRAELTGPVARIIERAWAMVFDEMRVGATVNGLEREELLEYPRFAVREALVNAVAHRDYRIAGRRIEIRMYADRLEIISPGGLPGYMTVDNLVEEHFSRNPRLVNGLFQWGYIEELGLGIDQMIEEMLQAGHPPPDFRATPHSFTVALSNKRERPSAPKWTRNMNERQARAVNFVRESGSITNREYRQLCSDVSPETLRLDLVDLVDRGILLKIGSKKGTYYILK; via the coding sequence ATGACCACGCCCAAGCCCGGCCCCCGCACCGTCTACCTGCCCGATACGGCGCTGTTGCCGCTGGCCGAGTCGTTGGTGGCCCTGGCCAATAGCGACGGCGGGTTGATCGTGCTGGGGGTGAACCGCGACGGCCGCCCGACGTTGGAAATATGGGAAGAGGAAGCCGAGTTGGCCCTGCGCGAGGCGGCCGCCCTGTGCAGCCCGCCCGTGCCCAGCCACTTCCAGGCCGTCGAATTGCCCGCCGGGCGCTTCATCGGCATCCAGGTGCCGCGCAGTCTGGAACTCCACAGCCTGAGCGACGGCCGCGTGCTGGTGCGGCGGCGCGACGAAAACCGGCCGCTGACCGGCGAGGAGATCCGCGTGCTGGCCGCCGGCCGCCCGTCGTTGGACTTCGAGACCGAGGCCGTGCCGGGGGCCAGGCCGGGCGACCTGGACACCGAGACGCTGCGCGAATATCTGGAGAAGCGCGAGACGCGCACCGGCGCGCGGGCCGCGTCGGTCGCCACGCTGATGCACGAGATCGGGGCCACCGACCGCGAGGGCAACCCAACGCTGATCGGACTGCTGCTCTTCGGCCGCAATCCGCAAGCCTTTCTGCCCCAGAGCGGCGTGGTCTTCGTCAAGTTCCCCGGCACCGAGCCGCGCGGCGAGGATGGCGGCATCGGCTATGGGCGGCGGGCCGAACTGACCGGGCCGGTGGCGCGCATCATCGAGCGCGCCTGGGCCATGGTCTTCGACGAGATGCGCGTGGGGGCCACGGTCAACGGCCTGGAGCGCGAGGAGCTGCTGGAGTACCCGCGCTTTGCCGTGCGCGAGGCGCTGGTCAACGCCGTGGCCCACCGCGATTACCGCATCGCCGGGCGGCGCATTGAGATTCGCATGTATGCCGACCGGCTGGAGATCATCAGCCCCGGCGGCCTACCCGGCTATATGACCGTCGATAATCTGGTGGAGGAGCACTTCTCGCGCAACCCGCGGCTGGTGAATGGGCTGTTCCAGTGGGGCTACATTGAAGAGCTAGGGCTGGGCATCGACCAGATGATCGAGGAGATGCTCCAGGCCGGCCACCCGCCGCCGGATTTCCGGGCCACGCCGCACTCGTTCACCGTCGCGCTGTCCAACAAGCGCGAGCGGCCGAGCGCCCCCAAATGGACGCGCAACATGAACGAGCGCCAGGCGCGGGCAGTCAACTTCGTGCGCGAATCGGGCAGCATCACCAACCGCGAATACCGCCAACTGTGCTCCGACGTATCGCCGGAGACGCTGCGCCTCGACCTGGTTGACCTGGTCGATCGCGGCATCCTGCTCAAGATCGGCTCCAAGAAGGGCACTTACTATATTCTCAAATGA
- a CDS encoding amidohydrolase, whose amino-acid sequence MPEQVDILLRGGTVVTMNGKYEVFEDGAVAIRGDAIIAVGPTDEITRAYAATETVECADTVIMPGLVNAHTHIPMTLMRGLNDDLRLDVWLGYLMPVEREFVTPDFVKLGARVACAEMIRSGVTTFADMFYYEEAIAEQVAEIGMRALLGQTILVFPAPDAETFEDALLLCRRFIEHWNGHPLIQPAVAPHAWYTATPELLLACADLARAFDVPLHTHVSETRLEADNSVNQNHMSVVTWLEQHGILDTKLLAAHCVHIDEEDMFSLRRAGAGVAHCPSSNLKLASGIAPIPQMLKLGLKVGVGTDGPASNNDLDMVEEMRLASFIAKIAAQNPTALPARQTLEIATIGGARAVHMGAITGSLEPGKRADIAVLDMSGIHNQPHFHNHPDAVYSRIVYAGKSADVSHVICNGRWLMRDRALLTVDEAAARTDALRVAADIDAFVMERESSPYNKLVLLSGVQRQESFEVQVKVPMADDTALQMLLESSAITTTRYAHYRQYDHYFLFDQGDPDANRLRYREDEFINEAGDVTQVRARLTLIGEGGREEFPNAVMMSRSRWLAAADRSLRFYQEYFAPARELRVHKDRHRWHILYKATDFAINLDKVLEPELPGYFLEIKSRTWSRSDAQRKAGLIAELVAQCGLDFDRAERREYAEIATSANYEKDTTPG is encoded by the coding sequence ATGCCTGAACAAGTAGACATTCTATTGCGCGGCGGAACCGTCGTGACGATGAACGGTAAGTACGAGGTATTCGAGGACGGCGCGGTCGCCATTCGCGGCGATGCCATCATCGCCGTCGGCCCGACGGACGAGATAACCCGCGCCTATGCCGCCACCGAAACCGTCGAGTGCGCCGACACGGTCATCATGCCCGGCCTGGTGAACGCCCACACCCACATCCCCATGACCCTCATGCGCGGCCTCAACGACGACCTGCGCCTCGACGTCTGGCTGGGCTACCTGATGCCCGTCGAGCGCGAATTCGTCACGCCCGATTTCGTCAAGTTGGGGGCGCGCGTGGCCTGCGCCGAGATGATTCGCTCCGGCGTCACCACCTTCGCCGATATGTTCTATTATGAAGAGGCCATCGCCGAGCAGGTGGCCGAGATCGGGATGCGCGCCCTGCTGGGCCAGACCATCCTCGTCTTCCCCGCGCCCGACGCCGAGACGTTCGAGGACGCGCTGCTGCTCTGCCGCCGCTTCATCGAGCATTGGAACGGCCACCCGCTCATCCAGCCGGCCGTGGCCCCCCACGCCTGGTATACGGCCACGCCGGAGCTGCTGCTAGCCTGCGCCGATCTGGCCCGCGCCTTCGACGTGCCGCTGCACACCCACGTCAGCGAGACGCGGCTGGAGGCCGATAACAGCGTCAACCAGAACCACATGTCGGTCGTCACCTGGCTGGAGCAACACGGCATCCTCGATACCAAGCTGCTGGCCGCCCATTGCGTCCACATCGACGAAGAGGATATGTTCAGCCTGCGGCGAGCCGGCGCGGGCGTGGCCCATTGCCCGTCGAGCAATCTCAAGCTCGCCAGCGGCATCGCCCCTATCCCGCAGATGCTCAAATTGGGGCTGAAGGTCGGCGTGGGCACCGACGGCCCGGCCAGCAACAACGACCTGGACATGGTGGAGGAGATGCGGCTGGCGTCGTTCATCGCCAAGATCGCCGCCCAGAATCCCACCGCCCTGCCCGCCCGCCAGACGCTGGAGATCGCCACCATCGGCGGGGCGCGGGCCGTCCACATGGGAGCCATCACCGGCAGTCTGGAGCCGGGCAAGCGGGCCGACATCGCCGTGCTCGATATGAGCGGCATCCACAACCAGCCCCATTTCCACAACCACCCTGACGCCGTCTATTCGCGCATCGTCTACGCCGGCAAGAGCGCCGACGTGAGCCACGTGATCTGCAACGGCCGCTGGCTGATGCGCGACCGCGCCCTGCTGACCGTGGACGAAGCCGCCGCCCGCACCGACGCCCTGCGCGTGGCCGCCGACATCGACGCCTTTGTCATGGAGCGCGAATCCAGCCCCTATAACAAGCTGGTTCTACTGTCCGGCGTCCAGCGCCAGGAGAGCTTCGAGGTGCAGGTGAAGGTGCCGATGGCCGACGACACCGCCCTGCAAATGTTGCTGGAGAGCAGCGCCATCACCACCACCCGCTACGCCCACTACCGGCAATACGACCACTACTTCCTGTTCGACCAGGGCGACCCCGACGCCAACCGCCTGCGCTATCGCGAGGACGAGTTCATCAATGAGGCCGGCGACGTGACCCAGGTGCGGGCGCGGCTGACGCTCATCGGCGAGGGCGGCCGGGAGGAGTTCCCCAACGCGGTGATGATGTCGCGGTCGCGCTGGCTGGCGGCGGCCGACCGCAGCCTGCGCTTCTATCAGGAGTATTTCGCCCCGGCCCGCGAACTGCGCGTCCATAAGGATCGCCACCGCTGGCACATTCTCTACAAGGCCACCGATTTCGCCATCAATCTGGACAAGGTCTTGGAGCCGGAGTTGCCGGGCTACTTCCTGGAGATCAAGTCGCGCACCTGGTCGCGCAGCGACGCCCAGCGCAAGGCCGGGCTGATCGCCGAACTGGTGGCGCAATGCGGCCTGGACTTCGACCGGGCCGAGCGGCGGGAATACGCCGAGATCGCCACCAGTGCCAACTACGAGAAGGACACCACGCCGGGATAA
- a CDS encoding glycoside hydrolase family 18 protein, producing MEENETKTGRRLSWPIVGGLVVVVALILLGLFLPPISLGTRLGLGGGAAEATPVATAVVAADLPDGVALMTLEGATVGVSRVAAADLATAAGGALADAAAALPAESLVGDAYVLDFTGDTPTGQITLPLPADATEVEDIDLRGWDGSAWLLVPGQIDAAAGQAVTDEGPLPRALALVRSVPTADPVISAEYAPDAAAPEDVTALVDEASVGPLVLGPDGTLTGEVGAAPEGIARFLRVTNRGAVTDQTAITTFLNDTGLQDAQISALVGQAAAEGYAGVHLDYQGVPGPLSAAFTSVVEKLAAALHAEGLQLAITLGTPAPAGNGWDTGGQNWAALGRAADIVHVQMPLDPTAYADGGPAEQLVAWAVGQIDRSKVNLLLTAGAINKVGDLYTELPAEQALAHLGQLAVAGGAVGDIAQVDPGAAVDVALEGTAGPLEWDGNALAYKYTFEQAGQEQTVWFISEAALVERLQLASDFNLRGATVRGLVLGSGPAYAAALNNFLGQGDAPQPGGAAIAWTVRDAGNSVIASETGSDLDFTWTASANPGTYVVEADLVLGETIADLGQVEVVVAGEAVAEAPTATPEATAEATPAATATSGGQPAATAAPSANLGDPGDATAVVNAPINVRTGPGINYGTIAGGAGAGTLLQLIGRNETGSWLNVTLPGGAEGWVLGELVTVNTGFSTAGLPVVEAAPPAAAAGGTPASGAAAAPVVVPPSVAPIAVGSFELGGQAAGMPSGTMQYAGMKWVKKQHKWGPGDSPEAVAGLINEAHAAGMKILLSIPGQLYPSSIDFEAYTNFLGGVAALGPDAIEVWNEMNIEREWPIGQIDPASYVNNMLKPAYQKIKAANPGVMVITGAPAPTGFFGGCGGGGCDDAPYVAGMMAAGAGSASDCIGVHYNEGLMPPSATSGDPRGAGGHYTRYFQGMINAYTGAGAGQLCFTELGYLSGEEWGSLPAGFLWKAPFNLTVAEHAQYLAEAVRVGVQSGRVRMIVVFNVDFKTFGDDPQAGYAMIRPNGSCPACETLRQVMGN from the coding sequence ATGGAAGAAAACGAAACCAAAACGGGCCGGCGCCTGTCGTGGCCGATTGTCGGCGGCCTCGTCGTCGTCGTCGCCTTGATTCTGTTAGGACTGTTCCTGCCACCCATTTCGCTGGGCACGCGCCTGGGCCTGGGCGGCGGCGCGGCCGAGGCCACCCCGGTAGCCACCGCCGTCGTCGCCGCCGATCTGCCGGATGGTGTCGCCCTGATGACGCTCGAAGGCGCGACGGTCGGCGTGAGCCGCGTGGCCGCCGCTGACCTGGCGACGGCCGCCGGCGGCGCGCTGGCCGATGCCGCCGCCGCCCTGCCGGCCGAATCGCTGGTCGGCGACGCCTACGTGCTCGACTTCACCGGCGATACGCCCACCGGACAAATCACCCTGCCGCTGCCGGCCGATGCCACCGAGGTCGAGGATATCGACCTGCGCGGCTGGGACGGCAGCGCCTGGCTACTCGTGCCGGGGCAGATCGATGCCGCCGCCGGGCAGGCCGTGACTGATGAAGGCCCGCTGCCGCGCGCGCTGGCCCTCGTCCGCAGCGTCCCGACGGCCGATCCGGTCATCAGCGCCGAATACGCGCCCGACGCCGCCGCTCCCGAAGACGTGACCGCGCTGGTGGATGAAGCGTCCGTCGGCCCGCTGGTCCTTGGCCCCGACGGCACCCTGACCGGCGAAGTGGGCGCCGCGCCGGAGGGCATCGCCCGCTTCCTGCGCGTCACCAACCGTGGCGCGGTGACCGATCAGACGGCCATCACCACCTTCCTAAATGATACCGGCCTGCAGGACGCCCAGATCAGCGCCCTCGTCGGCCAGGCCGCGGCCGAAGGCTACGCCGGCGTTCACCTGGATTACCAGGGCGTGCCCGGCCCCCTGTCGGCCGCCTTCACGTCCGTTGTCGAAAAATTGGCCGCGGCGCTCCATGCCGAAGGGCTGCAACTGGCGATCACCCTGGGCACGCCCGCGCCCGCCGGCAACGGCTGGGACACGGGCGGCCAGAATTGGGCCGCCCTCGGCCGCGCGGCCGACATCGTCCACGTCCAGATGCCCCTCGACCCGACGGCTTATGCCGACGGCGGCCCGGCCGAGCAACTGGTGGCCTGGGCCGTGGGCCAGATCGACCGCAGCAAGGTCAACCTGCTGCTGACCGCCGGGGCCATCAACAAGGTCGGCGACCTCTATACCGAATTGCCCGCCGAGCAGGCGCTGGCCCACCTCGGCCAACTGGCCGTGGCCGGCGGCGCGGTCGGCGACATCGCGCAAGTCGATCCCGGCGCGGCGGTGGACGTGGCTCTGGAAGGCACGGCCGGTCCGCTGGAATGGGACGGCAACGCGCTGGCCTACAAGTACACCTTTGAGCAGGCCGGGCAAGAGCAGACGGTGTGGTTCATCAGCGAGGCGGCGCTCGTCGAACGCCTGCAACTGGCGTCCGATTTCAACCTGCGCGGGGCCACGGTGCGCGGGCTGGTGCTGGGCAGCGGCCCGGCCTATGCCGCCGCGCTCAACAACTTCCTGGGCCAGGGCGACGCGCCCCAACCCGGCGGCGCGGCCATCGCCTGGACCGTGCGTGACGCCGGCAATAGCGTCATCGCCAGCGAGACGGGCAGCGACCTCGATTTCACCTGGACGGCGTCGGCCAACCCCGGCACCTACGTGGTCGAGGCCGATCTCGTCCTGGGTGAGACGATAGCCGATCTGGGTCAGGTCGAAGTCGTCGTCGCCGGTGAAGCGGTGGCCGAAGCGCCCACGGCGACACCGGAAGCAACGGCCGAAGCGACGCCCGCGGCCACGGCCACCAGTGGCGGTCAACCGGCGGCCACGGCCGCCCCCTCGGCCAATCTGGGTGATCCGGGCGACGCCACGGCCGTGGTCAACGCGCCGATCAACGTGCGCACCGGCCCTGGCATCAACTACGGCACGATCGCCGGTGGGGCCGGGGCGGGCACGCTCCTGCAACTCATCGGCCGCAACGAGACGGGCAGTTGGCTCAACGTCACCCTGCCCGGCGGCGCAGAGGGCTGGGTCTTGGGCGAACTGGTGACGGTCAACACCGGCTTCAGCACGGCCGGCCTGCCGGTCGTTGAGGCCGCGCCGCCGGCCGCCGCCGCGGGCGGCACGCCGGCCAGTGGCGCCGCCGCCGCGCCGGTCGTCGTCCCGCCGTCGGTGGCTCCCATCGCCGTCGGCAGCTTCGAGCTGGGCGGGCAGGCCGCCGGTATGCCCTCGGGCACGATGCAGTACGCCGGTATGAAGTGGGTCAAGAAACAACACAAATGGGGCCCCGGCGACTCGCCGGAGGCCGTGGCCGGGCTGATCAACGAAGCCCACGCCGCGGGCATGAAGATTCTCCTCAGCATCCCCGGCCAACTCTACCCCAGCAGCATCGACTTCGAGGCCTACACCAACTTCCTGGGCGGCGTGGCCGCCCTGGGGCCGGACGCCATCGAGGTCTGGAACGAGATGAACATCGAGCGCGAATGGCCCATCGGCCAGATCGACCCGGCGTCCTACGTCAACAACATGCTCAAGCCGGCCTACCAGAAGATCAAGGCCGCCAATCCCGGCGTCATGGTCATCACCGGCGCTCCGGCCCCGACCGGCTTCTTCGGCGGCTGCGGCGGCGGCGGTTGCGACGATGCGCCCTACGTGGCGGGCATGATGGCCGCCGGGGCGGGCAGCGCGTCGGACTGCATCGGCGTGCATTACAACGAAGGGCTGATGCCGCCATCGGCCACCAGCGGCGACCCGCGCGGCGCGGGCGGCCACTACACCCGCTACTTCCAGGGCATGATCAATGCCTATACCGGCGCGGGCGCGGGGCAACTGTGCTTCACCGAACTGGGTTATCTCAGCGGTGAGGAGTGGGGTTCGCTGCCGGCCGGTTTCCTGTGGAAAGCGCCGTTCAACCTGACCGTGGCCGAGCACGCGCAATATCTGGCCGAGGCCGTGCGCGTCGGCGTCCAGAGCGGCCGGGTGCGCATGATCGTCGTCTTCAATGTCGATTTCAAGACGTTCGGCGACGACCCGCAGGCCGGCTACGCCATGATCCGGCCCAACGGCAGCTGCCCGGCGTGCGAGACGTTGCGGCAGGTGATGGGTAACTAA
- a CDS encoding SCP2 sterol-binding domain-containing protein, which yields MSVADIFNSMPGRFQADKAAGANMSILFDLSGDEGGQYYVNIADGQLAVTPGAPAAAPSATVKMTAEDFAGMSSGSLNPMMAFMTGKIKVDGDLNSVMKFQSLVGF from the coding sequence ATGAGCGTAGCCGATATTTTCAACAGCATGCCCGGCCGCTTCCAGGCCGACAAGGCCGCCGGGGCCAACATGAGCATCCTTTTCGATCTGAGCGGCGATGAAGGCGGGCAATACTACGTCAACATCGCCGACGGGCAACTGGCCGTGACCCCCGGCGCGCCGGCCGCCGCCCCCAGCGCCACGGTCAAGATGACGGCCGAGGATTTCGCGGGCATGTCGTCCGGCAGCCTGAACCCGATGATGGCCTTTATGACCGGCAAGATCAAGGTCGATGGCGACCTGAACTCGGTGATGAAGTTCCAGTCATTGGTCGGTTTCTAA
- the ppgK gene encoding polyphosphate--glucose phosphotransferase, translating to MELLGIDIGGSGIKGAIVNAATGELVTERLRLPSPPTFQPDEVVAVVADLVKQFNYSGPIGVGFPGVVMHGTVVAPPTALAFPNWVGVNLAERVSAAVGCPVTVGNDADVAAMAEMFFGAGRGETGVVMMFTLGTGIGSALFINGHIVPNTEMGRVYPRDSKKTIEQLASDRVREEQKLSWKEWGEKLNDYFKYIELLFYPDVIIIGGGVSKKHEKFFPHIKVRARLIPAAFRNEAGIVGAAMAALDQIAPQPWELPGAGHSEG from the coding sequence ATGGAGCTACTAGGCATCGACATTGGTGGTTCGGGGATCAAGGGGGCCATCGTCAACGCGGCCACGGGCGAACTGGTGACCGAGCGGCTGCGTTTGCCGTCGCCGCCCACGTTCCAGCCGGATGAGGTGGTGGCCGTCGTCGCCGATCTGGTGAAGCAATTCAACTATAGCGGCCCCATCGGCGTCGGCTTTCCGGGCGTGGTCATGCACGGCACGGTCGTCGCCCCGCCCACGGCGCTGGCTTTCCCCAATTGGGTCGGTGTCAATCTGGCCGAGAGAGTGAGCGCGGCCGTGGGCTGCCCGGTCACGGTGGGCAACGATGCCGACGTGGCCGCCATGGCCGAGATGTTTTTCGGCGCGGGACGGGGCGAGACGGGCGTGGTGATGATGTTCACCCTGGGCACGGGCATCGGCAGCGCCCTGTTCATCAACGGCCACATCGTACCCAATACCGAGATGGGCCGCGTCTATCCGCGCGACAGCAAGAAAACCATCGAGCAACTGGCTTCCGACCGCGTTCGCGAGGAGCAGAAGCTAAGTTGGAAAGAGTGGGGCGAGAAGCTGAACGACTATTTCAAATATATCGAACTCCTCTTCTATCCCGACGTCATCATCATCGGCGGCGGCGTCAGCAAGAAGCATGAGAAGTTCTTCCCCCACATCAAGGTGCGGGCCAGACTGATACCGGCCGCCTTCCGCAACGAAGCCGGTATCGTCGGCGCGGCCATGGCTGCTCTGGACCAGATCGCCCCCCAGCCGTGGGAGTTGCCGGGTGCGGGGCATAGCGAGGGGTAA
- a CDS encoding thymidine phosphorylase: MAAKTRMVDLIARKRDGGELTTAEIDGFIHDYTAGDIPDYQAAALLMAIYLRGMNRRETVDLTLAMAHSGDTLDLHDVAPFIVDKHSSGGVGDKTSLVVLPLVAAAGAPVGKMSGRGLGSSGGTLDKMESFAGWSPTLTLPQFKRQLADIGLVLAGQTHDLAPADGKLYALRDVTATVDNRALIAASIMSKKLAAGADAIVLDVKTGSGAFMPTVAAAEELARLMVEIGEDAGRRVVALISDMNQPLGHAVGNALEVREALDALRGGGPADLWAHCRAVAGHMLLLAGKADSLGAAEALVDAARADGRGLAKLRQLVVAQGGDGRQVDDPDRLPKARYVEPIEAKQSGYVTAMDTAELGWVCVRCGGGRLVKSDVIAPGVGFLLTVKIGDHIEAGQVIGEMHADDDMTLQQAQRDIPAALTVADDPAPPRPLFYATIDGEKN, translated from the coding sequence ATGGCTGCAAAGACAAGAATGGTCGATCTCATCGCCCGCAAGCGCGACGGCGGGGAATTGACCACGGCCGAGATCGACGGCTTCATCCACGACTACACCGCCGGGGACATCCCCGACTATCAGGCCGCGGCGCTGCTGATGGCGATCTACCTGCGCGGCATGAACCGGCGCGAGACGGTCGATCTGACGCTGGCCATGGCTCACTCCGGCGACACGCTCGATCTCCACGACGTGGCCCCCTTCATCGTCGATAAACATTCGTCGGGCGGCGTGGGCGACAAGACCAGCCTGGTCGTGTTGCCCTTGGTGGCCGCGGCCGGCGCGCCGGTGGGCAAGATGAGCGGCCGGGGGCTGGGCAGCAGCGGCGGCACATTGGACAAGATGGAATCGTTCGCCGGGTGGTCGCCCACACTGACCCTGCCGCAGTTCAAGCGCCAACTGGCCGACATCGGTCTGGTGCTGGCCGGGCAGACCCACGACCTGGCCCCGGCCGACGGCAAGCTCTACGCCCTGCGCGACGTGACGGCCACGGTCGATAACCGCGCCCTCATCGCCGCCTCGATCATGTCCAAGAAGCTGGCCGCCGGGGCCGACGCCATCGTGCTCGACGTGAAGACGGGCAGCGGCGCGTTCATGCCCACCGTGGCCGCGGCCGAAGAGTTGGCCCGGCTGATGGTCGAAATCGGCGAAGATGCCGGGCGGCGCGTCGTGGCTCTCATCTCCGACATGAATCAGCCCTTGGGCCATGCCGTGGGCAACGCCCTGGAAGTGCGCGAGGCCCTCGACGCCCTGCGCGGCGGCGGCCCGGCCGACTTGTGGGCGCATTGCCGCGCCGTGGCCGGCCACATGCTGCTGCTGGCCGGCAAAGCGGACTCGCTGGGCGCGGCCGAGGCGCTGGTGGACGCGGCGCGGGCCGACGGCCGCGGCCTGGCCAAGTTGCGCCAACTGGTCGTGGCCCAGGGGGGCGACGGCCGCCAGGTGGACGACCCCGACCGGCTGCCAAAGGCCCGCTACGTCGAGCCGATTGAGGCCAAACAGAGCGGCTACGTTACGGCGATGGACACGGCCGAGTTGGGCTGGGTGTGCGTACGCTGCGGCGGCGGCCGGCTGGTGAAGAGCGACGTGATCGCCCCCGGCGTGGGCTTCCTGTTGACGGTGAAGATTGGCGACCACATCGAGGCCGGGCAGGTCATCGGCGAGATGCACGCCGACGACGACATGACGCTGCAACAGGCGCAGCGCGACATCCCGGCGGCCCTCACCGTGGCCGACGACCCTGCGCCGCCACGGCCCTTATTTTATGCGACGATTGATGGAGAGAAGAATTAG